The Nesterenkonia xinjiangensis genome contains a region encoding:
- a CDS encoding glutamine synthetase family protein, translated as MNPLDLDQLPAPRNGRMLSAAQLAADITSGEIDSVILAFTDMQGRLQGKVIHGRFFLDSVLAHGTEACNYLLAVDTDMNTVDGYSLTSWETGYGDMEFILDHSTIRRVPYMDRTAIMQVDLAATDGRPVPVSPRSLLKVQQDKAAARGLTALAGTELEFVMYEDSYEEASQRHYLDLTPANRYNVDYSILGSLRVEPLLRDIRNAMYQAGMTVESAKGECNLGQHEIAFKYDDVITTADNHTFYKLSAKHMASQRGQSITFMAKPNAREGSSCHIHMSLRGLDGALAFWDAEHGRRTRLYDHFIAGVLATMREMTLFYAPNINSYKRFAKGSFAPTTIGWGLDNRTCAVRLVGEGPSARMENRVPGADANPYLAMAAMLAGGLHGVEQELELPEAIEGNAYDVDADQVPSTMAEARDLFAGSETVRELFGEEVVAHYTHYADVELEQFHAAVTDWEVTRGFERH; from the coding sequence ATGAACCCCCTCGACCTCGACCAGCTGCCCGCACCCCGCAACGGCCGCATGCTCAGCGCCGCCCAGCTCGCCGCCGACATCACCTCCGGAGAGATCGACTCGGTGATCCTCGCCTTCACCGACATGCAGGGCCGCCTCCAGGGCAAGGTCATCCACGGCAGGTTCTTCCTGGACTCCGTGCTCGCGCACGGCACCGAAGCCTGCAACTACCTGCTCGCCGTCGACACGGACATGAACACCGTGGACGGCTACTCGCTGACCAGCTGGGAGACCGGCTACGGGGACATGGAGTTCATCCTCGACCACAGCACCATCCGCCGAGTCCCCTACATGGACCGCACGGCGATCATGCAGGTGGATCTCGCCGCCACCGATGGCCGCCCGGTGCCGGTCTCTCCGCGCTCGCTGCTCAAGGTCCAGCAGGACAAGGCGGCCGCGCGGGGACTGACCGCGCTCGCCGGCACCGAGCTGGAGTTCGTCATGTACGAGGACTCCTATGAGGAGGCCTCGCAGCGGCACTACCTCGACCTCACTCCGGCGAACCGCTACAACGTGGACTATTCGATCCTGGGGTCCCTGCGCGTGGAGCCGCTGCTGCGGGACATCCGCAACGCCATGTACCAGGCCGGAATGACGGTGGAGTCGGCGAAGGGGGAGTGCAACCTCGGCCAGCATGAGATCGCCTTCAAGTACGACGACGTCATCACCACCGCCGACAACCACACCTTCTACAAGCTCTCCGCCAAGCACATGGCCTCCCAGCGTGGGCAGTCCATCACCTTCATGGCCAAGCCGAATGCCAGAGAGGGATCCAGCTGCCACATCCACATGTCCCTGCGCGGGCTCGACGGCGCGCTGGCCTTCTGGGACGCGGAGCACGGCCGCCGGACCAGGCTCTACGACCACTTCATCGCCGGGGTGCTGGCCACGATGCGGGAGATGACGCTCTTCTACGCCCCCAACATCAACTCCTACAAGCGCTTCGCCAAGGGCTCCTTCGCCCCGACGACGATCGGCTGGGGACTCGACAACCGCACCTGTGCGGTGCGGCTGGTCGGGGAGGGCCCCTCCGCGCGGATGGAGAACCGGGTGCCCGGGGCGGACGCCAACCCGTACCTGGCCATGGCGGCCATGCTCGCCGGTGGTCTCCACGGTGTGGAGCAGGAGCTCGAGCTGCCGGAGGCCATCGAGGGCAACGCCTACGACGTCGACGCCGACCAGGTCCCCTCCACCATGGCCGAGGCTCGCGACCTGTTCGCCGGCTCGGAGACGGTCCGGGAGCTCTTCGGCGAAGAGGTCGTCGCCCACTACACGCACTATGCCGACGTCGAGCTGGAGCAGTTCCACGCGGCCGTCACCGACTGGGAGGTGACGCGTGGGTTCGAGCGACACTGA
- the eat gene encoding ethanolamine permease: protein MSRTPGSTAHVEYTRVGESYMKHRQLRRGAAGWILLAGLGVAYVISGDFSGWNIGLSVGGWGGLLIAFVLMGLMYTCMVFGLAEMSSAIPTAGAGYGFARRAFGPLGGFATGMAVLIEYAVAPAAIATFIGGYVEALGLFGLTNSWPIYLAAYLLFIGIHLWGVGEALKVMLGITLIAVVALAATVFGLLPHVEVSNLFDIAADGSAGSSVFLPFGITGVLGALVFGIWFFLAIEGVPLAAEETADPKRDLPRGIIVAMMVLLVFGALMLVLVPGAAGAEAMSSSESPLPEALRAVYGEGSWLAAFVNYAGLAGLVASFFSIVYAYSRQLFALSRAGYLPRFLSLTSSRRTPWVALIVPGTVGFILAAVIGDGGLLINIAVFGAAVSYVLLNLSHIVLRIREPHLERGYRTPGGVVTTSIALVLALVALVATFVVDVRAAGITAGVFCLALAYFWFYSRHRLVADAPEEEFALLEKEESQLH from the coding sequence ATGTCACGAACACCAGGTTCCACAGCACATGTGGAGTACACGCGAGTCGGCGAGAGCTACATGAAGCACCGTCAGCTGCGACGAGGGGCGGCCGGATGGATCCTGCTCGCCGGCCTCGGCGTGGCCTACGTGATCTCCGGAGACTTCTCCGGCTGGAACATCGGACTCTCCGTCGGCGGCTGGGGCGGGCTGCTCATCGCCTTCGTCCTCATGGGCCTGATGTACACCTGCATGGTCTTCGGGCTGGCAGAGATGTCCTCCGCCATACCCACCGCCGGTGCCGGCTACGGATTCGCCCGCCGAGCCTTCGGCCCACTGGGCGGGTTCGCCACCGGCATGGCGGTGCTCATCGAGTACGCCGTCGCCCCCGCGGCCATCGCCACCTTCATCGGCGGCTACGTGGAGGCCCTGGGGCTGTTCGGACTGACCAACTCCTGGCCCATCTACCTGGCCGCGTATCTGCTGTTCATCGGCATCCACCTCTGGGGCGTGGGGGAGGCGCTGAAGGTGATGCTCGGGATCACGCTGATCGCCGTCGTCGCGCTCGCGGCCACCGTCTTCGGACTGCTGCCCCACGTGGAGGTCAGCAACCTCTTCGACATCGCCGCCGACGGCTCAGCAGGTTCCAGCGTCTTCCTGCCCTTCGGCATCACCGGTGTGCTGGGGGCCCTGGTCTTCGGCATCTGGTTCTTCCTGGCCATCGAGGGCGTGCCGCTGGCCGCCGAAGAGACCGCCGACCCCAAGCGGGACCTGCCGCGCGGCATCATCGTCGCCATGATGGTGCTGCTGGTCTTCGGCGCCCTGATGCTGGTCCTCGTCCCCGGTGCCGCCGGCGCCGAGGCCATGAGCTCCTCGGAGTCCCCGCTGCCCGAGGCGCTCCGCGCCGTGTACGGCGAAGGGTCCTGGCTAGCGGCCTTCGTGAACTATGCCGGTCTGGCAGGGCTGGTGGCCAGCTTCTTCTCCATCGTCTACGCCTACTCCCGGCAGCTCTTCGCGCTCTCCCGGGCCGGGTACCTGCCGCGCTTCCTCTCGCTGACCTCCTCCCGCCGCACCCCGTGGGTGGCGCTCATCGTGCCGGGCACCGTCGGTTTCATCCTGGCCGCCGTGATCGGGGACGGCGGGCTGCTGATCAACATCGCGGTCTTCGGCGCCGCCGTGTCCTATGTGCTGCTCAACCTGAGCCACATCGTGCTGCGCATCCGGGAGCCGCATCTGGAGCGCGGATACCGGACCCCCGGCGGAGTGGTCACCACCTCCATCGCCCTGGTGCTGGCCCTCGTCGCGCTCGTGGCGACCTTCGTGGTCGACGTGCGCGCCGCGGGCATCACCGCCGGGGTCTTCTGCCTGGCGCTGGCCTACTTCTGGTTCTACAGCCGGCACCGGCTCGTGGCCGACGCCCCGGAGGAGGAGTTCGCGCTGCTGGAGAAGGAGGAGAGTCAGCTGCACTGA
- a CDS encoding FadR/GntR family transcriptional regulator, whose protein sequence is MSESPSLPAPAASLSHVLGQTRRGNVLEETIARLLRGIRLGSFPPGDKLPPERELAESLGVSRSTLRDALAALQHTGHLSVRRGRYGGTFVTEEPPGPATTLHAGDAADVEDVLTFRGVVEPAAASLAAAATLSTEQRSALVQALQAVDNAEPAQYRPLDARLHCLIAELSGSAMLTASVVEARAAASALLDRIPFLDTNIAHSQEQHQAIVSAILQGEPTRAGELMQEHLEGTASLLRGFLADEGPASGPQP, encoded by the coding sequence ATGTCTGAGTCGCCGTCGCTCCCCGCGCCTGCCGCGTCGCTGAGCCATGTGCTGGGCCAGACCCGGCGGGGGAACGTGCTGGAGGAGACCATCGCCCGGCTGCTGCGCGGCATCCGGCTGGGCAGCTTTCCCCCGGGGGACAAGCTGCCTCCGGAACGTGAGCTGGCCGAGTCCCTCGGGGTCTCCCGGAGTACTCTGCGCGACGCCCTGGCCGCACTGCAGCACACGGGCCATCTCTCGGTGCGCCGCGGGCGGTACGGAGGAACCTTCGTGACGGAGGAGCCGCCGGGGCCTGCCACGACGCTGCACGCCGGCGACGCCGCCGACGTCGAGGACGTGCTGACCTTCCGCGGTGTGGTCGAACCGGCGGCGGCCTCGCTGGCGGCCGCGGCGACGCTGAGCACAGAGCAGCGCTCAGCGCTGGTGCAGGCGCTGCAGGCCGTGGATAACGCGGAGCCGGCGCAGTACCGGCCCTTGGACGCCCGGCTGCACTGTCTGATCGCGGAGCTCTCCGGCTCGGCGATGCTCACGGCGTCGGTGGTGGAGGCCCGGGCGGCGGCCAGCGCCCTGCTGGACCGCATCCCGTTCCTGGACACGAACATCGCCCACTCCCAGGAGCAGCATCAGGCGATCGTCTCAGCTATCCTGCAGGGCGAGCCGACGCGGGCGGGCGAGCTGATGCAGGAGCACCTGGAGGGCACCGCCTCGCTGCTGCGCGGATTCCTCGCGGATGAGGGACCGGCTAGCGGCCCGCAGCCTTGA